In Paenibacillus kyungheensis, the following are encoded in one genomic region:
- the hflX gene encoding GTPase HflX, which produces MKNETHGVEIEIQPRAILVSLVTQNDKRAGVNADGSMQELVSLAKTAGVEVLEQVIQNKEKPDFRWFIGKGKVEEIRILMDSLDANSVIFDQELSGAQVRNLEAALDAKIIDRTQLILDIFAQRAKTREGIIQVELAQHSYLLPRLSGQGSNLSRLGGGIGTRGPGESKLETDRRHIRTRITDLKRQLEEVTRHRTLYRERRKKSGAVQVALVGYTNAGKSTLLKQLTDADVYIQDQLFATLDPTSRNLDLPGGKTVVLTDTVGFIQNLPHDLIAAFRATLEEVNEADLILHVVDASSEMRDEHMKVVDDLLQELGSDTKQHVVLYNKTDMCTPEQLEMLPDDETHMRISAYKESDLERILNVIQDQLAGGIKTYRIPAERGDLISQLYQFSSVLEQEYEENEALIKVEINAVDYEKYGYRLQEYEIK; this is translated from the coding sequence ATGAAAAACGAAACTCATGGTGTAGAAATAGAGATTCAACCTAGAGCTATTTTAGTTAGTCTGGTTACTCAGAATGACAAGCGCGCAGGTGTCAATGCAGATGGATCGATGCAAGAATTAGTAAGCCTTGCCAAAACAGCAGGGGTAGAAGTATTAGAACAGGTAATCCAGAATAAAGAAAAACCTGATTTTAGATGGTTTATCGGTAAAGGGAAAGTAGAAGAAATTCGCATTTTGATGGATTCTTTAGATGCCAATAGCGTTATTTTTGACCAAGAATTATCTGGAGCTCAAGTACGTAACTTAGAAGCTGCTTTAGATGCCAAAATTATTGACCGTACCCAATTGATTCTGGATATCTTTGCACAACGTGCCAAAACGCGTGAAGGGATTATTCAGGTCGAACTTGCGCAACATAGCTATCTATTACCACGATTATCTGGACAAGGAAGTAACTTATCTCGTCTAGGTGGGGGTATTGGTACAAGAGGCCCCGGTGAAAGCAAGCTAGAGACGGATCGCCGTCATATTCGTACGCGGATTACTGACTTGAAGCGCCAGCTTGAAGAAGTGACACGTCACCGTACATTGTACAGAGAGCGCCGTAAAAAGTCTGGAGCTGTACAAGTGGCTTTGGTCGGTTATACCAATGCAGGGAAATCGACATTGCTCAAACAGTTAACCGATGCAGATGTATATATTCAAGATCAGTTATTTGCTACGCTAGATCCAACATCGCGTAATTTGGATCTGCCTGGTGGCAAAACAGTCGTATTAACCGATACGGTAGGTTTTATTCAGAATCTACCTCATGATCTGATTGCAGCGTTCCGAGCAACACTCGAAGAAGTAAATGAAGCAGACTTGATTTTACACGTTGTCGATGCTTCTTCAGAGATGAGAGACGAGCATATGAAAGTAGTCGATGATCTTCTGCAAGAATTAGGTTCTGATACGAAGCAACATGTTGTTTTATATAACAAAACGGATATGTGTACACCGGAACAGTTAGAAATGTTACCCGATGATGAGACACATATGCGGATCAGTGCTTACAAAGAAAGTGATCTGGAGCGCATTTTGAATGTTATTCAAGATCAATTAGCTGGAGGCATCAAAACGTATCGTATTCCGGCAGAACGTGGTGATCTTATTTCACAACTCTATCAGTTTAGTAGTGTATTGGAACAAGAGTACGAAGAAAACGAAGCTTTAATCAAAGTCGAAATTAATGCTGTCGACTACGAAAAGTACGGTTATCGCTTACAAGAATATGAAATAAAGTGA
- a CDS encoding DUF402 domain-containing protein: protein MKRKFADRANWRRVIQRNYSRRYVNNSLFTGYVTLYRMNRLREPLYKIYGGRRFCIAAAGYSWMQYYPEHANYVVTAMFDDKREIIEWYIDICKTQGLTDQGVPWFDDLYLDIVVMKDGQVFLLDEDELDDALRKQIITDQDYELAQQTAQKLLVQIDAHAFPLFTLSIKHRQSLFGKDSNS from the coding sequence ATGAAACGTAAATTTGCGGATCGAGCGAACTGGCGGAGAGTGATTCAACGTAATTACTCTAGACGCTATGTAAACAATAGTTTATTTACAGGGTATGTCACGCTGTACCGTATGAATCGTTTACGTGAACCCTTATATAAAATATATGGAGGACGACGATTCTGTATTGCAGCAGCAGGTTATTCGTGGATGCAATATTATCCAGAACATGCGAACTATGTAGTCACTGCAATGTTTGATGATAAGCGTGAAATTATCGAATGGTATATTGATATTTGCAAAACGCAAGGATTAACAGATCAAGGTGTACCCTGGTTTGACGATCTGTATTTAGATATTGTAGTAATGAAAGACGGTCAAGTGTTTTTGCTCGATGAAGATGAATTAGATGATGCGTTACGCAAGCAGATTATTACAGATCAAGATTATGAATTAGCTCAACAGACAGCTCAAAAGTTGCTAGTACAGATCGATGCTCATGCTTTTCCTTTGTTTACCTTATCGATCAAGCACCGGCAAAGTCTATTTGGGAAAGACAGTAATTCATGA
- a CDS encoding PBP1A family penicillin-binding protein, whose product MPRQQLSRSDKSKPETRTRPGQSKPTPKKKKKKITGKRVFWTLFIVAALGVFCALAGYMFIMVSGEKIYQQNINKLAINGPTQIFDRNGTLIQERSVRTGDPVQYDEIPKLLVDAFVATEDRRFFEHQGVDIWSIGRAAVRDVVARSAVEGGSTITQQLAKNVFLNDDKTFFRKATELSIALAIERKMTKEEIITTYLNRIFFGKGAYGIKEASETYFGVTDLNKLKVWQIATLAGLPKAPSRYNPQSNPDLSKERRGVVLQLMADQGYITQAEAKEAAAVDYKYNSSANDKDKNYEAFIEYAMQEAEDVTGLTSDDLNRGGYKIYTTMDAKAQQNLETSFKNNDLFEKSSDDVPVQGSMVIVNNDTAGIVALLGGRNYNTGNFSRVTSRRQPGSAFKPIISYAPALESGKFNPNSLLSNEKQCFGNYCPTNLHGYSSTVTMDEAIQDSINIPAVWTLNQIGIDSGLAFAKSVGFSLTDQDRNLALALGGLSTGTNTLEMAQAYRTFADGGTYTPAYAVKSIVDSGGDEIYKNKADTSQVMSKQTANEMTQMLQDVVNDGTGKRAQINRPVAGKTGTTQHGIEGFRSSANRDAWFVGYTKEWTAAVWMGYDKPDRTHLLNESSGMAAAMFAAVMGPSLEGYPVQQFEAPTPSAPVEQPVEEEPEPEVSAVSGMAASYDKDNQVVALSWKALENASSYTVYRKGSGDGQFTAISSGLSDTSAQDSSAAPGQTYEYYVTATMKDGSQSDASDTVQITVDEATETPAEPEENPEGGVVPPEGEPTTPPTGEEVPGTDNGTGTDQGTGTTPTDPNTDQGTVPPDGGTTTPDGSTDSGQNGTTPPATPDTTTPGTTTDPAAGTTEGTTSPPTTAPPSTP is encoded by the coding sequence ATGCCAAGACAGCAGCTATCCCGCAGTGACAAAAGTAAGCCGGAAACAAGAACAAGACCGGGACAGTCCAAGCCAACACCAAAAAAGAAAAAGAAAAAAATAACAGGTAAACGTGTATTTTGGACATTATTTATTGTCGCTGCTTTGGGCGTATTTTGTGCACTAGCCGGTTACATGTTTATTATGGTAAGTGGAGAAAAAATCTATCAACAAAACATTAATAAATTAGCGATTAACGGCCCTACACAAATCTTTGATCGCAACGGCACATTGATTCAAGAACGCTCTGTGAGGACAGGTGACCCTGTACAATACGATGAAATTCCGAAGTTGCTTGTGGATGCTTTTGTAGCAACAGAAGATCGTCGCTTTTTTGAACATCAGGGTGTAGATATTTGGTCAATCGGTCGTGCAGCTGTTCGTGACGTTGTAGCACGTTCTGCTGTAGAAGGCGGAAGTACGATTACACAGCAGTTAGCGAAAAACGTATTTTTGAATGATGACAAAACGTTTTTCCGTAAAGCAACAGAATTATCGATTGCTTTAGCGATAGAACGCAAAATGACCAAAGAAGAAATTATTACGACGTATTTAAATCGTATTTTCTTTGGTAAAGGTGCTTACGGAATCAAAGAAGCATCAGAAACGTACTTTGGTGTAACAGACTTGAACAAATTAAAAGTATGGCAAATTGCTACACTTGCAGGTCTACCTAAAGCTCCATCACGTTACAATCCACAATCGAATCCTGATCTATCGAAAGAACGTCGTGGCGTTGTACTGCAATTGATGGCAGATCAAGGGTACATTACACAAGCAGAAGCTAAAGAAGCAGCCGCAGTGGATTATAAATACAATTCTTCTGCCAATGATAAAGATAAAAATTATGAAGCATTTATAGAATATGCTATGCAAGAAGCAGAAGATGTAACAGGTTTAACATCGGATGATTTGAACCGTGGTGGATATAAAATCTACACGACCATGGATGCCAAAGCTCAACAGAACTTGGAGACTTCGTTTAAAAATAACGACCTCTTTGAAAAAAGTTCAGATGATGTACCTGTTCAAGGATCAATGGTTATCGTCAATAACGATACCGCAGGTATTGTAGCGTTACTCGGTGGACGTAACTACAACACAGGTAATTTCAGTCGTGTGACTAGTCGTAGACAGCCAGGTTCAGCATTTAAACCTATTATTTCATATGCACCTGCATTGGAATCAGGGAAATTCAATCCTAATTCATTATTAAGTAATGAAAAGCAATGTTTTGGCAATTACTGTCCAACGAACTTGCATGGATATTCATCTACAGTAACGATGGATGAAGCGATTCAAGATTCGATTAATATCCCAGCAGTATGGACACTGAATCAGATCGGTATTGATTCAGGGCTTGCTTTTGCCAAATCGGTAGGATTCTCGTTAACAGATCAAGATCGCAATTTAGCGCTTGCGCTAGGTGGATTAAGCACAGGAACCAATACGTTAGAGATGGCACAAGCGTATCGTACATTTGCAGATGGAGGAACGTATACTCCTGCTTATGCTGTGAAAAGTATTGTCGATAGCGGTGGCGATGAAATTTACAAAAATAAAGCAGATACTTCGCAAGTCATGAGCAAACAAACAGCGAATGAAATGACTCAAATGTTACAAGATGTTGTTAATGATGGTACAGGTAAACGTGCTCAAATTAACCGTCCGGTAGCAGGTAAAACAGGTACAACTCAGCATGGTATCGAAGGATTCAGAAGTAGTGCGAACCGTGATGCTTGGTTTGTCGGTTATACCAAAGAGTGGACAGCCGCTGTATGGATGGGATATGACAAGCCAGACCGTACCCATTTATTGAATGAAAGTAGTGGAATGGCAGCAGCGATGTTTGCAGCGGTTATGGGGCCTTCACTTGAAGGATATCCAGTACAGCAATTTGAAGCTCCTACACCAAGTGCTCCTGTCGAGCAACCGGTGGAAGAAGAACCGGAACCGGAAGTATCTGCTGTAAGCGGTATGGCTGCTTCTTATGATAAAGATAATCAAGTGGTTGCTTTATCTTGGAAAGCTTTAGAAAATGCCAGCTCGTATACTGTTTATCGTAAAGGTAGCGGAGATGGTCAATTTACCGCGATATCTAGCGGATTAAGTGATACTTCTGCTCAAGATAGCAGTGCAGCTCCGGGACAAACGTATGAGTATTATGTAACAGCTACGATGAAAGATGGATCACAATCGGATGCGTCAGATACGGTTCAGATTACAGTCGATGAAGCAACAGAGACACCTGCTGAACCAGAAGAAAATCCAGAAGGTGGTGTAGTGCCGCCAGAAGGTGAACCAACGACTCCACCAACAGGTGAAGAAGTACCGGGTACAGACAATGGTACAGGAACGGATCAAGGCACAGGAACAACACCAACAGATCCGAATACTGATCAAGGTACAGTTCCACCAGATGGAGGAACAACAACACCGGATGGTAGTACAGATAGTGGTCAAAATGGAACAACACCACCAGCCACTCCTGACACCACAACACCAGGCACAACTACAGATCCAGCAGCAGGAACAACCGAGGGTACAACATCACCACCGACGACTGCACCACCGTCTACCCCTTAA
- the hfq gene encoding RNA chaperone Hfq, producing the protein MNKSINIQDTFLNQLRKENIPVTVYLVNGFQIRGTIKAFDNFTIMVDSDGRQQMIYKHAVSTFTPSRNVSLMQDNQSDN; encoded by the coding sequence ATGAATAAGTCTATTAATATTCAAGATACGTTTCTAAATCAATTGCGTAAGGAAAATATTCCAGTGACTGTTTATCTGGTCAACGGTTTTCAAATTCGTGGTACGATCAAAGCTTTTGATAACTTTACCATTATGGTGGATAGCGATGGACGTCAGCAAATGATCTACAAACATGCTGTATCTACATTTACACCATCACGTAACGTATCCCTAATGCAGGATAATCAAAGCGACAACTAA
- the miaA gene encoding tRNA (adenosine(37)-N6)-dimethylallyltransferase MiaA: protein MTQTVKKPRLLVLMGPTAVGKTGISIEIAKTFGCEIISGDSMQVYRGMDIGTAKIKPEEMQGIPHHLINIHDPQESFSVAEFQQRCRKLIPEITARGNLPFIVGGTGLYIESVCFEFEFSENGADEAFRQEQAAYAEEHGAQALHDRLAEIDPPSAKRLHPNDQRRVIRALEVYHMTGVKLSDQLSGQNKQSPYELCFVGLTMDREMLYKRIEARIDQMLEEGLVEEVRNLLNQGYTPGMVAMQGLGYKEIAAHLAGHVSLQEAVVLLKRDTRRFAKRQLSWFRHMNNIHWVDVSDVDRSDEHTREVHNIIAGTFPADMEYTSTT from the coding sequence ATGACCCAAACGGTTAAAAAACCAAGGCTACTGGTCCTAATGGGTCCAACAGCTGTTGGTAAAACTGGAATCAGTATAGAAATTGCCAAAACATTTGGCTGCGAAATTATTTCAGGTGATTCCATGCAGGTCTACCGTGGTATGGATATTGGGACAGCCAAAATCAAACCGGAAGAAATGCAAGGAATTCCTCATCACTTGATCAATATTCATGATCCTCAAGAATCCTTTTCAGTGGCTGAATTTCAACAGCGTTGTCGCAAATTGATTCCAGAGATAACAGCTAGAGGGAATCTTCCTTTTATTGTAGGGGGAACCGGGTTGTATATTGAATCAGTATGTTTCGAATTTGAATTTAGTGAAAATGGAGCTGATGAAGCATTTCGTCAGGAACAGGCGGCGTATGCGGAGGAGCATGGCGCTCAAGCGCTCCATGACCGCCTAGCAGAGATTGATCCACCTTCTGCCAAACGATTGCATCCTAATGACCAAAGACGCGTAATCCGCGCTCTGGAAGTGTATCATATGACAGGAGTCAAACTTTCCGATCAATTATCGGGGCAAAATAAGCAATCTCCTTACGAGTTATGTTTTGTAGGTTTGACAATGGATAGGGAAATGCTATATAAACGTATTGAAGCCCGTATAGACCAGATGCTAGAAGAAGGGCTGGTTGAAGAGGTAAGAAACCTTTTGAATCAAGGGTATACCCCCGGAATGGTCGCAATGCAGGGGCTAGGATACAAAGAGATTGCTGCTCATCTTGCAGGTCATGTATCGCTTCAAGAAGCAGTAGTGCTGCTGAAAAGAGATACGCGTCGTTTTGCAAAAAGACAGCTTTCCTGGTTCCGTCATATGAATAATATTCATTGGGTTGATGTTAGCGATGTGGACAGAAGCGACGAACATACCCGTGAAGTTCATAATATCATAGCAGGAACATTCCCTGCGGATATGGAATATACATCAACAACCTAA
- a CDS encoding class I SAM-dependent methyltransferase, whose product MMITTGDDAATYTIQRAQKLAAEFAVPYIKRAGRSIPKLASTYNETDFIVLVEQEVRIMRPGEPIMQFHPSMAYVRAKRLLKGEADPMITHSLIEPGDHVIDCTAGLGSDSLVFSLYTGERGKVVALESSMPLAALLTEGLRSHVTALEAVNEAMRRIEVIQQDHVTYLSNQPDKSVDVIYFDPMFREAVHQSAAIAPLRGFSNHNALTEEAVKQAIRVARKSVLLKEKWDSPEYERLGFKRIQRKTSKIEYGVIYP is encoded by the coding sequence ATGATGATTACAACTGGCGATGATGCCGCAACTTATACAATCCAGCGTGCACAAAAGCTGGCGGCGGAATTTGCTGTTCCTTATATTAAGCGTGCAGGGCGCTCTATCCCCAAGCTAGCCTCTACCTATAATGAGACTGATTTTATCGTACTGGTCGAGCAAGAAGTGCGGATTATGCGTCCAGGGGAGCCTATTATGCAGTTTCACCCTAGTATGGCGTACGTCAGAGCCAAGCGCTTGCTCAAAGGGGAAGCAGACCCGATGATCACTCACTCGCTGATAGAGCCTGGAGATCATGTGATCGATTGTACAGCAGGACTAGGATCAGATTCTCTTGTATTTTCACTTTATACAGGTGAGCGGGGAAAAGTAGTGGCGTTAGAAAGTTCGATGCCACTTGCAGCTTTGCTGACTGAAGGACTTCGAAGTCATGTAACGGCTCTCGAAGCTGTTAATGAAGCGATGCGTAGAATCGAAGTGATTCAGCAAGATCATGTGACGTATTTAAGCAACCAACCCGATAAAAGTGTAGATGTGATTTATTTCGATCCGATGTTTCGTGAAGCGGTACATCAGTCGGCTGCGATCGCACCTTTGCGAGGATTTTCCAATCATAATGCGTTAACAGAAGAAGCGGTTAAGCAAGCGATTCGAGTCGCTCGTAAGTCTGTTCTGCTCAAAGAAAAATGGGATAGTCCAGAATATGAACGGCTTGGATTTAAGCGAATACAGCGCAAAACATCAAAAATTGAATACGGAGTGATTTATCCATGA
- the mutL gene encoding DNA mismatch repair endonuclease MutL — protein sequence MGQIRVLDEHIANQIAAGEVVERPASVVKELVENAIDAKSSRIDIHIGEGGLEYIRVQDNGQGIAADDCETAFYRHATSKLTDDRDLYQITSLGFRGEALPSIAAVSKVELLSSATDDGAGRRLVIEGGTLKVNEDEAAPRGTDFRVNSLFYNTPARLKYMKTVQTELGHISDVMYRMSLAHPEIAFTFRHNGNLLLQTPGTGDMLQVIAAVYGTSAAKMVLPLEGENLDYQIGGYIGRPEISKSSRNAMSIVVNGRYIRNYAVNQAILRAYHTLLPINRYPLAVLQLTMHPSLVDVNVHPSKMEVRFSKEAELMLFVEEAIRQTLRKEILIPHATKQTIKRGNSESIIQEQFNFTKAPVEYLEPQQNTHNPSHSSSELGDLDAPYIPPFTDADLPPESKIQSPSVSNEEDITYKKKEQTIAPHVQEDRKELPPVQATSSNKASSSVLDQPSYAPPAYTAPIQTQPAEQIQEHSHTGQYQKQNATASKSTASSSARQAPQRPNYNNNNNRNFSAELLYGTAEEPEIPQFPDMTLIGQHHGTYLVAQNNEGLFLIDQHAAHERINYEFYYEKFGRPEEVSQELLLPITLEFTLAEANKLKDRLHWFERVGVYLEHFGGQTFRVTAYPYWLPKGEEQQVIEEMAEWVLSERAIDLAKLREQASTLCSCKASIKANQKLTEAEAQSLLDRLATCRQPYTCPHGRPIVVSFSSYDLEKMFKRVM from the coding sequence ATGGGTCAAATTCGTGTGTTAGATGAACATATTGCTAATCAGATTGCCGCAGGGGAAGTTGTAGAACGTCCAGCTTCTGTTGTAAAAGAATTGGTTGAGAACGCCATAGATGCTAAGTCTAGTCGTATTGATATTCATATTGGCGAAGGTGGACTTGAATATATTCGTGTGCAAGATAATGGGCAAGGGATCGCCGCAGATGATTGTGAGACTGCCTTTTATCGTCATGCCACAAGTAAATTAACCGATGATCGTGATCTATATCAAATTACAAGTCTGGGCTTTCGTGGTGAAGCTTTACCGAGTATTGCCGCTGTATCCAAAGTAGAATTGCTATCCAGTGCTACAGATGATGGTGCAGGAAGACGGCTAGTGATTGAAGGTGGCACACTCAAAGTCAATGAAGATGAAGCGGCGCCGCGTGGTACAGATTTTCGTGTGAATTCATTATTTTATAACACACCGGCACGATTGAAATATATGAAAACAGTGCAAACCGAACTTGGACATATCTCTGATGTTATGTACCGGATGTCGTTGGCTCATCCTGAAATTGCTTTTACGTTTCGGCACAATGGTAATCTGTTGCTCCAGACGCCGGGCACAGGGGATATGCTACAAGTGATTGCGGCAGTCTATGGTACTTCAGCTGCCAAAATGGTCTTGCCATTAGAAGGTGAAAATCTGGATTATCAGATTGGTGGTTATATAGGACGACCTGAAATTTCCAAATCTAGTCGCAATGCGATGTCTATTGTAGTGAATGGTCGGTATATTCGTAATTATGCAGTCAATCAAGCGATTTTACGTGCATATCATACATTATTGCCTATTAATCGGTATCCATTAGCTGTATTGCAATTAACGATGCATCCTTCATTAGTAGATGTGAATGTACATCCATCTAAAATGGAAGTGCGCTTTAGTAAAGAAGCCGAATTAATGTTGTTTGTAGAAGAAGCGATTCGTCAGACATTGCGTAAAGAGATTTTGATCCCACATGCAACCAAGCAGACGATTAAGCGTGGCAATAGTGAATCGATTATACAAGAGCAATTTAATTTTACCAAAGCACCTGTGGAATACTTGGAACCGCAACAAAATACTCATAATCCAAGCCATAGTTCAAGCGAATTGGGTGATCTGGATGCACCGTATATTCCGCCATTTACAGATGCAGATCTACCACCAGAATCTAAAATTCAGTCTCCTTCTGTTTCAAATGAAGAAGATATAACGTATAAGAAAAAGGAACAAACTATTGCACCACATGTGCAGGAAGACAGAAAAGAGTTACCACCTGTTCAAGCTACATCATCTAATAAAGCCAGTTCGTCTGTTTTAGATCAGCCGTCTTATGCGCCGCCTGCTTATACGGCTCCGATCCAGACACAGCCTGCTGAGCAAATTCAAGAACACAGTCACACAGGGCAATATCAGAAACAGAATGCAACAGCTTCCAAAAGTACGGCTAGTTCATCTGCAAGACAAGCACCACAACGACCCAATTATAACAACAATAACAATCGTAATTTTAGTGCGGAATTGTTATATGGCACTGCTGAAGAACCAGAGATTCCGCAATTTCCAGATATGACTTTGATCGGTCAGCATCATGGTACGTATCTGGTCGCTCAAAATAACGAAGGATTATTTCTGATTGATCAGCATGCGGCTCATGAACGAATTAATTACGAATTTTATTATGAAAAATTCGGTCGCCCTGAAGAGGTATCGCAAGAACTGTTGTTGCCAATTACGCTTGAATTTACTTTAGCAGAAGCCAATAAGCTGAAAGACCGATTGCATTGGTTTGAGCGGGTAGGGGTGTATTTAGAGCATTTTGGTGGTCAGACGTTTCGAGTAACAGCTTATCCATACTGGCTTCCTAAAGGCGAAGAACAACAAGTTATAGAAGAGATGGCAGAATGGGTGCTTAGTGAACGAGCGATTGATCTAGCGAAGTTACGGGAGCAAGCTTCTACATTGTGTTCTTGCAAAGCTTCGATCAAAGCCAATCAGAAGCTAACCGAGGCTGAAGCACAATCGTTACTGGATCGTCTGGCGACCTGTCGTCAGCCATATACATGTCCTCATGGACGTCCAATAGTGGTTTCTTTTTCTTCGTATGATCTGGAAAAAATGTTCAAACGTGTGATGTAA